The genome window CGGGCGAGCGCGTCCGCCAGGGCGTCGACGTCGCCGTGCGGGTAGAGGAGCCCGGTGCGCTCGTGGACGACGGACTCGCGCAGCCCCGGCGAGTCGCTGGCCACGGTGGGGGTGCCGCAGGCGGCCGCCTCCACGTTGGTGATCCCCCACCCCTCCTTGGGCGAGGGCTGCACCGTGGCCCAGCAGGTGCGCATCAGCTCGCGCTTGCGCTCCTCGGTGACGAAGCCCGCGAAGGTGACCAGCCCGCGCACGCCCAGGCGCTCCACCGTCTGCCGCAGCCGCGGCTCGTCGTCGCCCTTGCCGGCGATGATGAGGCGCACCGGCGTGCCGCGCTCCTTGAGCTTCGCCACGGCCTCGACGGTGTGCTCGATGTGCTTGTAGCGCTTGAGCCGGCCCACGGAGAGGAAGGTGGGCCGCGTGGTCCGCTCGCAGTCGGGGTCGGGGCGGAAGAAGTCCACGTCCACCCCGTTGTGGATCACGCGGATGCGCTCGCGGGGGAGTCCCCGCGCCGCCAGGTCGTCGGCCGTGCTCTCCGAGACGGCCTCCACGGGCAGGCGGCGGTAGACCAGGGGGATCGGGCGCTCCAGGAGCCAGGTGGCCGCGGCGAAGGGGACCGACGCCTCGCGGAAGGCGGTGCCGCCGAAGAGGTGGTGGACCAGGAGCACCAGCGGGCGGCGGACCCAGAACGGCGTCCAGAGGGGGACCTTGTTGAGATCTTCGACCACCACGTCGAAGCGCTCGCGGGCCAGGTGGCGCCGGTAGTACGGCGCGGCGGCCAGCAGGTAGGTGTGGCGGCCGCCGGCGCGGTGGATGCGCATCCCGCCGGCCTCGGACCGCGCGGGCGCGCCGTTCCAGCCGGAGACCAGGAGCGAGACCTGGTGCCCCCGCCGGGCCAGGCGGCCGAAGACCTCGTGGAGGTGGACCTCCGCGCCGCCGGAGAGCGGGTTCCCCAGGTCCTGCCAGTTGAGGACGAGGAGCTTCACTGCGGCGGGCCGGCCGCCTTCTCGGGCGCCACGCGGCGCATGACGGCGTCCAGCACGCCGTTGACGAAGCGCGGGCTCTCGGCGGTGCCGTACTTCTCGGCCAGCTGCACCATCTCGCGGATGGTGATGCGCGGCGAGACGTCGTCGACATAGAGCATCTCCGCCACCCCCAGCCGCAGCACGTTGCGGTCGATGGCCGCCAGCCGCTCCAGCCGCCAGTTGGTGAGCGACTCGTCGAGCGCCCGGTCGATGCGCGCCAGGTTGGTGGCCACCAGGCGCACCAGCACCTCGGCGTAGACGCGGTTGTGCGGGGAGACCCTGAGGGTCGAGAACAGCGTCTGGAGCACCCGGATCGCGCCCTCGGGCTCGCCCCCGCGCGACTCCCAGGCGTAGAGCCCCTGGAGCGCCCATCCCCGTGCCTTGCTGCGGCTTCTCACCCCGCCTCCCCCCCGTTCTTCAGCTTCGCGTACAGGTCGGCCATCTCCAGCGCGGCCAGGGCGGCGTCCCACCCCTTGTTGCCGGCCTTGGTCCCGGCGCGCTCGATGGCCTGCTCGATGGTGTCCGTGGTGAGGACGCCGAAGACCACAGGCAGGTCGTGGGCCGCGGCGACGGCGGCCGTGCCGCTGGCCGCGTGCCCCGCCACGTAGTCGAAGTGCGGCGTGGCGCCGCGGATCACGCAGCCCAGCGCGATCAGCGCGTCGAAGCGCTCGCTCTTCGCGAGCACGGAGAGCGCCCCCGGGATCTCCCAGGCGCCCGGC of Longimicrobium sp. contains these proteins:
- a CDS encoding glycosyltransferase family 4 protein, with the translated sequence MKLLVLNWQDLGNPLSGGAEVHLHEVFGRLARRGHQVSLLVSGWNGAPARSEAGGMRIHRAGGRHTYLLAAAPYYRRHLARERFDVVVEDLNKVPLWTPFWVRRPLVLLVHHLFGGTAFREASVPFAAATWLLERPIPLVYRRLPVEAVSESTADDLAARGLPRERIRVIHNGVDVDFFRPDPDCERTTRPTFLSVGRLKRYKHIEHTVEAVAKLKERGTPVRLIIAGKGDDEPRLRQTVERLGVRGLVTFAGFVTEERKRELMRTCWATVQPSPKEGWGITNVEAAACGTPTVASDSPGLRESVVHERTGLLYPHGDVDALADALARLAGDRALVGRFGREARAFAEGFTWDRAAELTEAHLAEVAEGRGKAAG
- the nusB gene encoding transcription antitermination factor NusB, which codes for MRSRSKARGWALQGLYAWESRGGEPEGAIRVLQTLFSTLRVSPHNRVYAEVLVRLVATNLARIDRALDESLTNWRLERLAAIDRNVLRLGVAEMLYVDDVSPRITIREMVQLAEKYGTAESPRFVNGVLDAVMRRVAPEKAAGPPQ
- the ribE gene encoding 6,7-dimethyl-8-ribityllumazine synthase, translated to MIEHAGHFRGEGRRFGIVVSRFNDFITRPLLAGARDCLLRHGVRDDDVEAVWVPGAWEIPGALSVLAKSERFDALIALGCVIRGATPHFDYVAGHAASGTAAVAAAHDLPVVFGVLTTDTIEQAIERAGTKAGNKGWDAALAALEMADLYAKLKNGGEAG